GACTTTTCTGCAGATATCTACAGGCATGCCGCCCAACGAATCCGTCAGCCCCTGTTACAAGAATGTTCATGATCCTTCAGCCCCAATGAATATCTCTTCAAAGTATCTCTTAACCAGTCCGTCTCTGATTTCGAATCTGGGTATCTCCTGCCCGAGCACATATCTGATGACGTATTCAACTTCCTGGAAACCGAAAAGACTTCGCATATATGTTGTACCTGAATGACGGGCATTTATCTCAAAAAGTTTGGGTATGTTATTGCTGTCAATCCGCAGTTGGAAATTACATGCACCATAAGGTTCCAGCTTCATAGCTATCTTGTGTATGTAATCGTAAATCGAACGCGGAAAAGACCGACTATGGCATGCGGAATAGGTATTTCCATCTCGCAACTCGCGTTTCAGTGCAATCATCTCTTTCACCTGGTGATCAAAGAAGATTACAGCACACGTATACTCTTCGCTGTCATCACCAACGAGTTCCTGCAAGATCGGATCCTTGATTTTCATAAGTTTATCATTTAGATCACCGTCATTTCTAACCACATATACACCCCTGCTTCTTGCCCCAACCCTTGGTTTGAGTATTGCGGGGAACTTGACTTTACCGTCAGAAAGCTCCGTAGCCAAATATGTTTGGGGAAAGTGTAACCCATTGTTTTTCAGGAACTGAAATGTAAGGTATTTATCATCAGCAATTTCTATAACCCTCTTATCTGACACGACTATCTTACAACCTGTTGCCT
Above is a genomic segment from Desulfobacterales bacterium containing:
- a CDS encoding ATP-grasp domain-containing protein gives rise to the protein MLRIGITGTGSLIGQAIIKSIKESSFCRDCYVVGFDYFKNTVGSYWVNKNHLLPDILDNKITESQWVNAVTEALGNERLQILLIGLDFELKLFAKYGQKMEQATGCKIVVSDKRVIEIADDKYLTFQFLKNNGLHFPQTYLATELSDGKVKFPAILKPRVGARSRGVYVVRNDGDLNDKLMKIKDPILQELVGDDSEEYTCAVIFFDHQVKEMIALKRELRDGNTYSACHSRSFPRSIYDYIHKIAMKLEPYGACNFQLRIDSNNIPKLFEINARHSGTTYMRSLFGFQEVEYVIRYVLGQEIPRFEIRDGLVKRYFEEIFIGAEGS